From the genome of Argentina anserina chromosome 4, drPotAnse1.1, whole genome shotgun sequence, one region includes:
- the LOC126790340 gene encoding uncharacterized protein LOC126790340, giving the protein MAAAVAQGVSLNHISRESSDIRRLAEFYKEIFGFEEIESPNFGEFKVIWLNLPSAFSMHLIERNPTYQLPEGPWSATSPVADPSHLPRGHHICFSVSNFDSFVQTLKEKGIQTFQRSLPNGKVRQVFFFDPDGNGLEVAGQ; this is encoded by the exons atggcTGCAGCAGTAGCACAAGGAGTATCTCTGAACCACATTTCCAGAGAATCCTCGGACATCAGGCGCCTCGCCGAGTTCTACAAAGAG ATATTTGGATTCGAGGAGATAGAGAGCCCAAACTTCGGGGAGTTCAAGGTGATATGGCTTAACTTACCCTCGGCTTTTTCTATGCACCTTATCGAGAGGAACCCAACTTACCAGCTTCCTGAAGGACCCTGGAGCGCCACGTCACCTGTTGCCGACCCCAGCCACCTTCCCAGAGGCCACCATATCTGCTTCTCTGTCTCCAATTTCGACTCTTTTGTGCAGACTCTCAAG GAAAAGGGAATCCAGACATTTCAGAGGTCACTACCTAATGGCAAGGTTAGGCAGGTCTTTTTCTTTGATCCAGATG GCAATGGTTTGGAGGTTGCAGGTCAGTGA
- the LOC126790703 gene encoding protein OBERON 1 translates to METDLHEESDGSTPRTNDLSLRRVAPDESGEGLPYAPINWPNPGDIWRWRVGKRVSGSGHYLDRYIYLPKSLCNGGPANPTPRVKHGFASKLAVERYLQTSFPGSDLGAFFASFSWKIPAEMSLLANGAVKLKHVPAGPPIAPCVEIEDSDFESDVLRCKARNKLCISLLEKAENSPLAFMECDICCNEAKFCRECCCILCSKHVNFSCGGYDYIRCEAMTGEAAICGHAAHIDCALRCYMAGTVGGSIALDSEYYCRRCDARTDLVPHVKRLLHTCESLDSRDNIEKILNIGICMLHSSEKTSAKELLKRIEVVVAKLKYGTSLEDIWKQEGNLSAMPTDVCHHESTAMEITSYQEAPNGKTSSDLMSASFDYRSESQRLAEEVDQVLHALKNSQESEFKMAEEKLLAQKNYICNLYQQLEKEKSDLARRTSTNPDALLNIVLSRVKQIKREITNLKEMEAIASGFGKTPRAALKKHFNLEVEE, encoded by the exons ATGGAGACTGATCTTCACGAAGAAAGTGATGGAAGCACTCCTCGGACAAATGACTTGTCACTTAGGCGGGTTGCGCCCGATGAGTCTGGTGAAGGGTTGCCTTATGCTCCTATTAATTGGCCTAATCCTGGCGATATTTGGCGGTGGAGAGTGGGAAAGCGAGTTTCTGGATCTGGACACTATCTGGATAGGTACATTTATCTTCCAAAAAGTCTATGCAATGGCGGGCCGGCGAATCCAACCCCCCGTGTGAAACATGGTTTTGCAAGCAAGCTTGCAGTTGAACGATATCTCCAAACATCATTTCCCGGTTCGGACCTCGGTGCATTTTTTGCATCATTCTCCTGGAAGATCCCAGCCGAAATGTCACTGTTAGCGAATG GTGCTGTAAAGCTGAAGCATGTTCCAGCTGGTCCTCCTATTGCACCATGTGTTGAGATTGAAGACTCTGATTTTGAGTCCGACGTCTTGCGCTGTAAGGCCAGAAATAAGTTGTGCATCAGTTTGTTGGAAAAAGCTGAAAACTCACCTTTAGCATTCATGGAATGTGATATTTGCTGCAATGAAGCTAAGTTCTGTCGAGAGTGCTGCTGCATTCTTTGTTCGAAGCATGTAAATTTCTCTTGTGGAGGCTATGATTACATCAGATGTGAAGCAATGACAGGCGAGGCTGCTATATGTGGGCATGCTGCGCACATTGATTGTGCTCTCCGTTGCTACATGGCTGGCACTGTAGGAGGAAGCATTGCGTTGGATTCTGAATACTATTGCCGGCGCTGTGATGCAAGGACAGATCTGGTTCCACATGTAAAAAGGCTTTTACACACATGTGAATCCCTTGATTCTCGGGACAATATTGAGAAGATTTTAAATATTGGTATCTGCATGTTGCACAGTTCTGAGAAAACAAGTGCTAAGGAGTTGCTTAAACGTATTGAAGTGGTCGTTGCAAAG CTCAAATATGGGACTTCTCTTGAAGATATTTGGAAGCAGGAAGGAAATTTGTCAGCCATGCCCACCG ATGTCTGTCATCATGAAAGTACTGCCATGGAAATCACATCTTACCAGGAGGCCCCAAATGGTAAAACAAGCTCAGATTTGATGTCTGCATCTTTTGATTATCGCTCTGAGTCTCAAAGACTCGCAGAAGAGGTTGATCAGGTTCTGCATGCACTAAAAAACTCACAAGAGTCGGAATTTAAGATGGCTGAGGAAAAACTTCTTGCACAGAAGAACTATATTTGTAATCTGTATCAGCAACTTGAGAAAGAGAAGTCTGATTTGGCACGTCGCACATCAACCAACCCCGATGCTTTACTCAATATTGTATTGAGCAGGGTGAAGCAGATTAAAAGGGAAATTACAAATCTCAAGGAGATGGAAGCGATAGCTTCTGGATTCGGAAAGACTCCAAGAGCTGCCCTGAAGAAGCACTTCAACTTGGAAGTTGAGGAATGA
- the LOC126792226 gene encoding uncharacterized protein LOC126792226: MVTAAFKIQKSKTDRLAEMAATLAAGVTVDHMARRSKDARRLADFYIETFGFEEVESPQVGHLKVIWLVLPAAFTMHIIQCDQNHPSNQTNDTLPDPDPAKIPKGPHICFSVSNFEIFVQKLKEKGFPSAHRPVEYNPTGSKKIEQVFFFDPDGNGLEVSDSMAVQWVAQNRNVDLM; the protein is encoded by the exons ATGGTCACTGCTgccttcaaaattcaaaagtcCAAAACAGACAGACTAGCAGAAATGGCGGCAACATTAGCAGCAGGAGTGACTGTGGATCACATGGCCAGACGATCCAAAGACGCTAGGCGCCTCGCCGATTTCTACATTGAG ACATTTGGATTCGAGGAGGTAGAGAGCCCGCAGGTTGGGCATCTCAAGGTGATATGGCTGGTTTTACCCGCAGCTTTTACTATGCACATTATTCAGTGCGACCAAAATCACCCTTCGAACCAGACTAACGATACGTTACCGGACCCCGACCCTGCCAAAATTCCCAAAGGCCCCCATATCTGCTTCTCAGTCTCCAACTTCGAAATCTTTGTGCAGAAACTCAAG GAAAAGGGATTTCCGTCTGCTCATAGGCCAGTTGAATATAATCCAACAGGCAGTAAGAAGATCGAGCAGGTCTTTTTCTTTGATCCAGATG GCAACGGTTTGGAGGTTTCCGACTCCATGGCGGTACAGTGGGTTGCTCAAAATCGTAATGTGGATTTGATGTGA